In Toxotes jaculatrix isolate fToxJac2 chromosome 20, fToxJac2.pri, whole genome shotgun sequence, the following proteins share a genomic window:
- the plcxd2 gene encoding PI-PLC X domain-containing protein 2, protein MKTRPAGIGNFNADWMGSLPSKLSAMPLKHLAVPGSHDSFTFWVDVHAPVGPDQKAYVKYLATMFSVLAKKVMVKWSMTQNLTFKEQLDAGIRYFDLRVSSKPGEPGNEIYFIHGLFGHKVKDGLLEINSFLGRHRKEVVFLDFNHYYAMDAEHHEYLISMLQEVFGSKLCNNCVVESVTLDYLWEKKYQVIVFYHHPSAQGIPMMWPGSKIPAPWANTTEPNKLIQFLETTLKERAKQGSFHVSQAILTPRVNTVAKGLLWGLRNYLVERNLPAIMSWVEAQRPGADGVNIITSDFVELTDFANTVIKLNNLLLSQQDCKIR, encoded by the exons ATGAAGACGCGACCTGCGGGGATTGGCAATTTCAATGCCGACTGGATGGGTTCGCTCCCTTCCAAGCTCAGTGCCATGCCCCTGAAACACCTCGCTGTGCCAG ggtcCCATGATTCTTTCACCTTCTGGGTGGATGTGCATGCTCCAGTGGGCCCTGATCAGAAAGCTTATGTCAAATATCTGGCCACCATGTTCAGCGTCCTCGCTAAGAAAGTCATGGTGAAGTGGTCCATGACACAG AACCTGACTTTTAAGGAGCAGCTAGATGCAGGAATTCGTTACTTTGATCTCAGGGTCTCCTCCAAACCAGGCGAGCCTGGGAATGAGATTTACTTCATCCATGGTCTCTTTGGGCACAAG GTAAAGGACGGTCTGTTAGAAATCAACTCCTTCCTAGGAAGACACAGGAAAGAG GTAGTTTTTCTGGACTTCAACCATTACTATGCAATGGACGCAGAGCATCATGAGTACCTCATCAGCATGCTCCAGGAAGTGTTTGGCAGCAAGCTTTGTAACAACTGTGTAGTGGAAAGCGTTACGCTGGACTACTTGTGGGAGAAGAAATATCAG gtAATAGTGTTCTACCATCATCCCTCAGCCCAGGGCATCCCCATGATGTGGCCTGGCAGCAAGATCCCTGCTCCCTGGGCAAACACCACCGAACCCAACAAGCTCATACAG TTCCTGGAAACTACACTGAAGGAAAGAGCCAAACAGGGGTCCTTCCACGTGTCTCAGGCCATCCTCACACCCAGGGTCAACACTGTGGCCAAGGGCCTGCTCTGGGGGCTACGTAACTATCTGGTGGAGAG AAATCTGCCGGCCATCATGTCCTGGGTCGAGGCTCAGAGGCCCGGGGCGGACGGGGTCAACATTATCACCTCTGACTTTGTGGAGCTCACCGACTTTGCTAACACAGTCATCAAACTCAATAACCTGCTGTTGTCTCAACAGGACTGCAAGATAAGATga
- the mak gene encoding serine/threonine-protein kinase MAK isoform X3 — protein sequence MMNRYTTLKQLGDGTYGSVLMGRSNESGELVAIKRMKRKFYSWEECMNLREVKSLKKLNHANVVKLKEVIRENDHLYFVFEYMKENLYQLMKDRENKMFSENEIRNIMFQVLSGLAFVHKHGFFHRDMKPENLLCMGPELVKIADFGLAREIRSKPPYTDYVSTRWYRAPEVLLRSSTYSSPIDLWAVGCIMAELYTLRPLFPGNSEVDEIFKICQVLGTVKKADWPEGYQLASAMNFRFPQCVPTHLKTLIPNASNEAISLMKDLLQWDPKKRPTAVQALRYPYFQVGQVLGPRPQSQVKKVQARPLAQKQVSETKTDPQQSSSESKASTPSFRNNQQQQQNHQQPLQQIPVPQAENKPGGVSHAKAALLGSEGSVGVGVPGALKSSRRRWGQTMAKTTDSWEESDPSETITSNSNKPSLGNTEEERNPKEHHSQPKEQKPLYSFSTVTKLPNNVKLGQMDYNLPGSAARQHYLSQSRYLPGLIGKNQMSSGDKELSGMTLRDLWENSSNTVNKPLAPIGGGLSVTRTNAGNFVSTKYSLSGGYIPSFQKKEVGSVGQRIQLAPMLGQHTNYEGWKRRTDRTQMKGSSYSALGKTSGSLLTRAPTVQPVHGRVDWTSKYGGNQ from the exons ATGATGAATCGCTACACCACCCTGAAGCAGCTGGGTGATGGTACCTATGGCAGTGTGCTGATGGGGAGAAGCAACGAATCTGGAGAACTGGTGGCTATTAAAAG GATGAAGAGGAAGTTTTATTCATGGGAAGAATGCATGAACCTAAGAGAGGTGAAG TCACTGAAGAAGCTGAACCATGCAAATGTGGTGAAACTGAAGGAGGTCATCAGAGAGAATGATCATCTCTACTTTGTCTTTGAGTACATGAAGGAGAACCTCTACCAGCTTATGAAGGACAG AGAGAATAAGATGTTCTCAGAGAATGAAATTAGGAACATCATGTTTCAAGTTCTATCTGGGTTGGCTTTTGTACATAAGCATG GTTTCTTTCATCGAGACATGAAGCCAGAGAATCTGTTATGCATGGGTCCAGAGCTGGTCAAAATAGCAGATTTTGGACTGGCCAGAGAGATCCGCTCCAAACCTCCCTACACAGACTACGTATCAACTAGATG GTATCGAGCTCCAGAGGTCCTGCTCAGGTCATCTACCTACAGCTCTCCAATTGATCTGTGGGCTGTGGGCTGCATTATGGCAGAACTCTACACACTCAGACCTCTTTTTCCTGGAAACAGTGAAGTGGATGAGATCTTTAAGATCTGCCAAGTCCTGGGCACTGTCAAAAAA GCAGATTGGCCAGAGGGCTACCAACTAGCTTCTGCCATGAACTTTCGCTTCCCCCAGTGTGTGCCGACTCACCTAAAGACCCTGATTCCCAATGCCAGCAATGAGGCGATCAGCCTGATGAAAGACCTGCTGCAGTGGGACCCCAAAAAAAGACCCACTGCTGTACAG GCCCTGCGTTACCCGTACTTTCAGGTAGGCCAAGTACTAGGGCCTCGTCCTCAAAGCCAGGTCAAGAAAGTCCAAGCTCGGCCACTGGCCCAGAAGCAGGTCTCGGAGACCAAGACTGATCCCCAGCAGTCTTCCTCTGAGTCCAAAGCCTCCACACCCTCCTTCAGAAAtaatcaacagcagcagcaaaatcaTCAACAGCCTCTTCAGCAGATCCCTGTGCCCCAAGCTGAGAATAAACCAGGAGGTGTCAGCCATGca AAAGCAGCGTTGCTGGGCAGTGAGGGCAGCGTTGGTGTTGGTGTGCCGGGGGCCCTGAAGAGCAGTCGTCGTCGCTGGGGCCAGACGATGGCCAAGACCACAGATAGCTGGGAGGAATCTGACCCGTCAGAGACCATCACCTCCAACTCCAATAAACCTAGCCTGGggaacacagaggaggagaggaaccCTAAGGAGCACCACTCACA gccCAAGGAACAGAAACCTCTGTATTCCTTCAGCACAGTTACCAAGCTGCCCAACAATGTTAAGCTAGGCCAAATGGACTACAATCTTCCAGGATCAGCTGCACGGCAACACTATCTCAGCCAGTCACGGTACTTGCCTG GGCTGATAGGCAAAAATCAGATGTCCTCAGGAGATAAGGAGCTGAGTGGTATGACGCTGCGGGATCTGTGGGAGAACTcttcaaacactgtaaacaaaccaCTTGCACCTATTGGAGGAGGATTATCTGTCACCAGAACCAACGCAG GGAACTTTGTAAGCACCAAGTACAGCCTCTCTGGTGGCTACATCCCTTCATTCCAAAAGAAAGAAGTGGGCTCAGTGGGGCAGCGAATCCAACTTGCTCCTATGTTGGGGCAGCACACAA ATTATGAGGgctggaagaggaggacagacaggaccCAGATGAAGGGGAGCAGCTACTCAGCTCTGGGGAAAACCTCTGGAAGTCTCCTGACCAGAGCTCCCACTGTACAGCCTGTCCATGGCAGGGTGGACTGGACGTCCAAGTATGGTGGAAATCAGTAG
- the mak gene encoding serine/threonine-protein kinase MAK isoform X1, with product MMNRYTTLKQLGDGTYGSVLMGRSNESGELVAIKRMKRKFYSWEECMNLREVKSLKKLNHANVVKLKEVIRENDHLYFVFEYMKENLYQLMKDRENKMFSENEIRNIMFQVLSGLAFVHKHGFFHRDMKPENLLCMGPELVKIADFGLAREIRSKPPYTDYVSTRWYRAPEVLLRSSTYSSPIDLWAVGCIMAELYTLRPLFPGNSEVDEIFKICQVLGTVKKADWPEGYQLASAMNFRFPQCVPTHLKTLIPNASNEAISLMKDLLQWDPKKRPTAVQALRYPYFQVGQVLGPRPQSQVKKVQARPLAQKQVSETKTDPQQSSSESKASTPSFRNNQQQQQNHQQPLQQIPVPQAENKPGGVSHAKAALLGSEGSVGVGVPGALKSSRRRWGQTMAKTTDSWEESDPSETITSNSNKPSLGNTEEERNPKEHHSQPKEQKPLYSFSTVTKLPNNVKLGQMDYNLPGSAARQHYLSQSRYLPGLIGKNQMSSGDKELSGMTLRDLWENSSNTVNKPLAPIGGGLSVTRTNAGNFVSTKYSLSGGYIPSFQKKEVGSVGQRIQLAPMLGQHTNKPKATKPKPKSNSSLSETSEDYEGWKRRTDRTQMKGSSYSALGKTSGSLLTRAPTVQPVHGRVDWTSKYGGNQ from the exons ATGATGAATCGCTACACCACCCTGAAGCAGCTGGGTGATGGTACCTATGGCAGTGTGCTGATGGGGAGAAGCAACGAATCTGGAGAACTGGTGGCTATTAAAAG GATGAAGAGGAAGTTTTATTCATGGGAAGAATGCATGAACCTAAGAGAGGTGAAG TCACTGAAGAAGCTGAACCATGCAAATGTGGTGAAACTGAAGGAGGTCATCAGAGAGAATGATCATCTCTACTTTGTCTTTGAGTACATGAAGGAGAACCTCTACCAGCTTATGAAGGACAG AGAGAATAAGATGTTCTCAGAGAATGAAATTAGGAACATCATGTTTCAAGTTCTATCTGGGTTGGCTTTTGTACATAAGCATG GTTTCTTTCATCGAGACATGAAGCCAGAGAATCTGTTATGCATGGGTCCAGAGCTGGTCAAAATAGCAGATTTTGGACTGGCCAGAGAGATCCGCTCCAAACCTCCCTACACAGACTACGTATCAACTAGATG GTATCGAGCTCCAGAGGTCCTGCTCAGGTCATCTACCTACAGCTCTCCAATTGATCTGTGGGCTGTGGGCTGCATTATGGCAGAACTCTACACACTCAGACCTCTTTTTCCTGGAAACAGTGAAGTGGATGAGATCTTTAAGATCTGCCAAGTCCTGGGCACTGTCAAAAAA GCAGATTGGCCAGAGGGCTACCAACTAGCTTCTGCCATGAACTTTCGCTTCCCCCAGTGTGTGCCGACTCACCTAAAGACCCTGATTCCCAATGCCAGCAATGAGGCGATCAGCCTGATGAAAGACCTGCTGCAGTGGGACCCCAAAAAAAGACCCACTGCTGTACAG GCCCTGCGTTACCCGTACTTTCAGGTAGGCCAAGTACTAGGGCCTCGTCCTCAAAGCCAGGTCAAGAAAGTCCAAGCTCGGCCACTGGCCCAGAAGCAGGTCTCGGAGACCAAGACTGATCCCCAGCAGTCTTCCTCTGAGTCCAAAGCCTCCACACCCTCCTTCAGAAAtaatcaacagcagcagcaaaatcaTCAACAGCCTCTTCAGCAGATCCCTGTGCCCCAAGCTGAGAATAAACCAGGAGGTGTCAGCCATGca AAAGCAGCGTTGCTGGGCAGTGAGGGCAGCGTTGGTGTTGGTGTGCCGGGGGCCCTGAAGAGCAGTCGTCGTCGCTGGGGCCAGACGATGGCCAAGACCACAGATAGCTGGGAGGAATCTGACCCGTCAGAGACCATCACCTCCAACTCCAATAAACCTAGCCTGGggaacacagaggaggagaggaaccCTAAGGAGCACCACTCACA gccCAAGGAACAGAAACCTCTGTATTCCTTCAGCACAGTTACCAAGCTGCCCAACAATGTTAAGCTAGGCCAAATGGACTACAATCTTCCAGGATCAGCTGCACGGCAACACTATCTCAGCCAGTCACGGTACTTGCCTG GGCTGATAGGCAAAAATCAGATGTCCTCAGGAGATAAGGAGCTGAGTGGTATGACGCTGCGGGATCTGTGGGAGAACTcttcaaacactgtaaacaaaccaCTTGCACCTATTGGAGGAGGATTATCTGTCACCAGAACCAACGCAG GGAACTTTGTAAGCACCAAGTACAGCCTCTCTGGTGGCTACATCCCTTCATTCCAAAAGAAAGAAGTGGGCTCAGTGGGGCAGCGAATCCAACTTGCTCCTATGTTGGGGCAGCACACAA acaaaccaaaaGCTACAAAGCCCAAGCCCAAATCCAACTCATCTTTGAGTGAAACCAGTGAAG ATTATGAGGgctggaagaggaggacagacaggaccCAGATGAAGGGGAGCAGCTACTCAGCTCTGGGGAAAACCTCTGGAAGTCTCCTGACCAGAGCTCCCACTGTACAGCCTGTCCATGGCAGGGTGGACTGGACGTCCAAGTATGGTGGAAATCAGTAG
- the mak gene encoding serine/threonine-protein kinase MAK isoform X2 — protein sequence MMNRYTTLKQLGDGTYGSVLMGRSNESGELVAIKRMKRKFYSWEECMNLREVKSLKKLNHANVVKLKEVIRENDHLYFVFEYMKENLYQLMKDRKKLFPESVIRNISFQILQGLSFIHKHGFFHRDMKPENLLCMGPELVKIADFGLAREIRSKPPYTDYVSTRWYRAPEVLLRSSTYSSPIDLWAVGCIMAELYTLRPLFPGNSEVDEIFKICQVLGTVKKADWPEGYQLASAMNFRFPQCVPTHLKTLIPNASNEAISLMKDLLQWDPKKRPTAVQALRYPYFQVGQVLGPRPQSQVKKVQARPLAQKQVSETKTDPQQSSSESKASTPSFRNNQQQQQNHQQPLQQIPVPQAENKPGGVSHAKAALLGSEGSVGVGVPGALKSSRRRWGQTMAKTTDSWEESDPSETITSNSNKPSLGNTEEERNPKEHHSQPKEQKPLYSFSTVTKLPNNVKLGQMDYNLPGSAARQHYLSQSRYLPGLIGKNQMSSGDKELSGMTLRDLWENSSNTVNKPLAPIGGGLSVTRTNAGNFVSTKYSLSGGYIPSFQKKEVGSVGQRIQLAPMLGQHTNKPKATKPKPKSNSSLSETSEDYEGWKRRTDRTQMKGSSYSALGKTSGSLLTRAPTVQPVHGRVDWTSKYGGNQ from the exons ATGATGAATCGCTACACCACCCTGAAGCAGCTGGGTGATGGTACCTATGGCAGTGTGCTGATGGGGAGAAGCAACGAATCTGGAGAACTGGTGGCTATTAAAAG GATGAAGAGGAAGTTTTATTCATGGGAAGAATGCATGAACCTAAGAGAGGTGAAG TCACTGAAGAAGCTGAACCATGCAAATGTGGTGAAACTGAAGGAGGTCATCAGAGAGAATGATCATCTCTACTTTGTCTTTGAGTACATGAAGGAGAACCTCTACCAGCTTATGAAGGACAG aaaaaaattgtTCCCAGAATCAGTGATAAGAAACATAAGCTTTCAGATATTACAAGGCCTGTCATTTATTCACAAACATG GTTTCTTTCATCGAGACATGAAGCCAGAGAATCTGTTATGCATGGGTCCAGAGCTGGTCAAAATAGCAGATTTTGGACTGGCCAGAGAGATCCGCTCCAAACCTCCCTACACAGACTACGTATCAACTAGATG GTATCGAGCTCCAGAGGTCCTGCTCAGGTCATCTACCTACAGCTCTCCAATTGATCTGTGGGCTGTGGGCTGCATTATGGCAGAACTCTACACACTCAGACCTCTTTTTCCTGGAAACAGTGAAGTGGATGAGATCTTTAAGATCTGCCAAGTCCTGGGCACTGTCAAAAAA GCAGATTGGCCAGAGGGCTACCAACTAGCTTCTGCCATGAACTTTCGCTTCCCCCAGTGTGTGCCGACTCACCTAAAGACCCTGATTCCCAATGCCAGCAATGAGGCGATCAGCCTGATGAAAGACCTGCTGCAGTGGGACCCCAAAAAAAGACCCACTGCTGTACAG GCCCTGCGTTACCCGTACTTTCAGGTAGGCCAAGTACTAGGGCCTCGTCCTCAAAGCCAGGTCAAGAAAGTCCAAGCTCGGCCACTGGCCCAGAAGCAGGTCTCGGAGACCAAGACTGATCCCCAGCAGTCTTCCTCTGAGTCCAAAGCCTCCACACCCTCCTTCAGAAAtaatcaacagcagcagcaaaatcaTCAACAGCCTCTTCAGCAGATCCCTGTGCCCCAAGCTGAGAATAAACCAGGAGGTGTCAGCCATGca AAAGCAGCGTTGCTGGGCAGTGAGGGCAGCGTTGGTGTTGGTGTGCCGGGGGCCCTGAAGAGCAGTCGTCGTCGCTGGGGCCAGACGATGGCCAAGACCACAGATAGCTGGGAGGAATCTGACCCGTCAGAGACCATCACCTCCAACTCCAATAAACCTAGCCTGGggaacacagaggaggagaggaaccCTAAGGAGCACCACTCACA gccCAAGGAACAGAAACCTCTGTATTCCTTCAGCACAGTTACCAAGCTGCCCAACAATGTTAAGCTAGGCCAAATGGACTACAATCTTCCAGGATCAGCTGCACGGCAACACTATCTCAGCCAGTCACGGTACTTGCCTG GGCTGATAGGCAAAAATCAGATGTCCTCAGGAGATAAGGAGCTGAGTGGTATGACGCTGCGGGATCTGTGGGAGAACTcttcaaacactgtaaacaaaccaCTTGCACCTATTGGAGGAGGATTATCTGTCACCAGAACCAACGCAG GGAACTTTGTAAGCACCAAGTACAGCCTCTCTGGTGGCTACATCCCTTCATTCCAAAAGAAAGAAGTGGGCTCAGTGGGGCAGCGAATCCAACTTGCTCCTATGTTGGGGCAGCACACAA acaaaccaaaaGCTACAAAGCCCAAGCCCAAATCCAACTCATCTTTGAGTGAAACCAGTGAAG ATTATGAGGgctggaagaggaggacagacaggaccCAGATGAAGGGGAGCAGCTACTCAGCTCTGGGGAAAACCTCTGGAAGTCTCCTGACCAGAGCTCCCACTGTACAGCCTGTCCATGGCAGGGTGGACTGGACGTCCAAGTATGGTGGAAATCAGTAG
- the mak gene encoding serine/threonine-protein kinase MAK isoform X5 — MMNRYTTLKQLGDGTYGSVLMGRSNESGELVAIKRMKRKFYSWEECMNLREVKSLKKLNHANVVKLKEVIRENDHLYFVFEYMKENLYQLMKDRKKLFPESVIRNISFQILQGLSFIHKHGFFHRDMKPENLLCMGPELVKIADFGLAREIRSKPPYTDYVSTRWYRAPEVLLRSSTYSSPIDLWAVGCIMAELYTLRPLFPGNSEVDEIFKICQVLGTVKKADWPEGYQLASAMNFRFPQCVPTHLKTLIPNASNEAISLMKDLLQWDPKKRPTAVQALRYPYFQVGQVLGPRPQSQVKKVQARPLAQKQVSETKTDPQQSSSESKASTPSFRNNQQQQQNHQQPLQQIPVPQAENKPGGVSHAKAALLGSEGSVGVGVPGALKSSRRRWGQTMAKTTDSWEESDPSETITSNSNKPSLGNTEEERNPKEHHSQPKEQKPLYSFSTVTKLPNNVKLGQMDYNLPGSAARQHYLSQSRYLPGLIGKNQMSSGDKELSGMTLRDLWENSSNTVNKPLAPIGGGLSVTRTNAGNFVSTKYSLSGGYIPSFQKKEVGSVGQRIQLAPMLGQHTNYEGWKRRTDRTQMKGSSYSALGKTSGSLLTRAPTVQPVHGRVDWTSKYGGNQ, encoded by the exons ATGATGAATCGCTACACCACCCTGAAGCAGCTGGGTGATGGTACCTATGGCAGTGTGCTGATGGGGAGAAGCAACGAATCTGGAGAACTGGTGGCTATTAAAAG GATGAAGAGGAAGTTTTATTCATGGGAAGAATGCATGAACCTAAGAGAGGTGAAG TCACTGAAGAAGCTGAACCATGCAAATGTGGTGAAACTGAAGGAGGTCATCAGAGAGAATGATCATCTCTACTTTGTCTTTGAGTACATGAAGGAGAACCTCTACCAGCTTATGAAGGACAG aaaaaaattgtTCCCAGAATCAGTGATAAGAAACATAAGCTTTCAGATATTACAAGGCCTGTCATTTATTCACAAACATG GTTTCTTTCATCGAGACATGAAGCCAGAGAATCTGTTATGCATGGGTCCAGAGCTGGTCAAAATAGCAGATTTTGGACTGGCCAGAGAGATCCGCTCCAAACCTCCCTACACAGACTACGTATCAACTAGATG GTATCGAGCTCCAGAGGTCCTGCTCAGGTCATCTACCTACAGCTCTCCAATTGATCTGTGGGCTGTGGGCTGCATTATGGCAGAACTCTACACACTCAGACCTCTTTTTCCTGGAAACAGTGAAGTGGATGAGATCTTTAAGATCTGCCAAGTCCTGGGCACTGTCAAAAAA GCAGATTGGCCAGAGGGCTACCAACTAGCTTCTGCCATGAACTTTCGCTTCCCCCAGTGTGTGCCGACTCACCTAAAGACCCTGATTCCCAATGCCAGCAATGAGGCGATCAGCCTGATGAAAGACCTGCTGCAGTGGGACCCCAAAAAAAGACCCACTGCTGTACAG GCCCTGCGTTACCCGTACTTTCAGGTAGGCCAAGTACTAGGGCCTCGTCCTCAAAGCCAGGTCAAGAAAGTCCAAGCTCGGCCACTGGCCCAGAAGCAGGTCTCGGAGACCAAGACTGATCCCCAGCAGTCTTCCTCTGAGTCCAAAGCCTCCACACCCTCCTTCAGAAAtaatcaacagcagcagcaaaatcaTCAACAGCCTCTTCAGCAGATCCCTGTGCCCCAAGCTGAGAATAAACCAGGAGGTGTCAGCCATGca AAAGCAGCGTTGCTGGGCAGTGAGGGCAGCGTTGGTGTTGGTGTGCCGGGGGCCCTGAAGAGCAGTCGTCGTCGCTGGGGCCAGACGATGGCCAAGACCACAGATAGCTGGGAGGAATCTGACCCGTCAGAGACCATCACCTCCAACTCCAATAAACCTAGCCTGGggaacacagaggaggagaggaaccCTAAGGAGCACCACTCACA gccCAAGGAACAGAAACCTCTGTATTCCTTCAGCACAGTTACCAAGCTGCCCAACAATGTTAAGCTAGGCCAAATGGACTACAATCTTCCAGGATCAGCTGCACGGCAACACTATCTCAGCCAGTCACGGTACTTGCCTG GGCTGATAGGCAAAAATCAGATGTCCTCAGGAGATAAGGAGCTGAGTGGTATGACGCTGCGGGATCTGTGGGAGAACTcttcaaacactgtaaacaaaccaCTTGCACCTATTGGAGGAGGATTATCTGTCACCAGAACCAACGCAG GGAACTTTGTAAGCACCAAGTACAGCCTCTCTGGTGGCTACATCCCTTCATTCCAAAAGAAAGAAGTGGGCTCAGTGGGGCAGCGAATCCAACTTGCTCCTATGTTGGGGCAGCACACAA ATTATGAGGgctggaagaggaggacagacaggaccCAGATGAAGGGGAGCAGCTACTCAGCTCTGGGGAAAACCTCTGGAAGTCTCCTGACCAGAGCTCCCACTGTACAGCCTGTCCATGGCAGGGTGGACTGGACGTCCAAGTATGGTGGAAATCAGTAG
- the mak gene encoding serine/threonine-protein kinase MAK isoform X4 encodes MKPENLLCMGPELVKIADFGLAREIRSKPPYTDYVSTRWYRAPEVLLRSSTYSSPIDLWAVGCIMAELYTLRPLFPGNSEVDEIFKICQVLGTVKKADWPEGYQLASAMNFRFPQCVPTHLKTLIPNASNEAISLMKDLLQWDPKKRPTAVQALRYPYFQVGQVLGPRPQSQVKKVQARPLAQKQVSETKTDPQQSSSESKASTPSFRNNQQQQQNHQQPLQQIPVPQAENKPGGVSHAKAALLGSEGSVGVGVPGALKSSRRRWGQTMAKTTDSWEESDPSETITSNSNKPSLGNTEEERNPKEHHSQPKEQKPLYSFSTVTKLPNNVKLGQMDYNLPGSAARQHYLSQSRYLPGLIGKNQMSSGDKELSGMTLRDLWENSSNTVNKPLAPIGGGLSVTRTNAGNFVSTKYSLSGGYIPSFQKKEVGSVGQRIQLAPMLGQHTNKPKATKPKPKSNSSLSETSEDYEGWKRRTDRTQMKGSSYSALGKTSGSLLTRAPTVQPVHGRVDWTSKYGGNQ; translated from the exons ATGAAGCCAGAGAATCTGTTATGCATGGGTCCAGAGCTGGTCAAAATAGCAGATTTTGGACTGGCCAGAGAGATCCGCTCCAAACCTCCCTACACAGACTACGTATCAACTAGATG GTATCGAGCTCCAGAGGTCCTGCTCAGGTCATCTACCTACAGCTCTCCAATTGATCTGTGGGCTGTGGGCTGCATTATGGCAGAACTCTACACACTCAGACCTCTTTTTCCTGGAAACAGTGAAGTGGATGAGATCTTTAAGATCTGCCAAGTCCTGGGCACTGTCAAAAAA GCAGATTGGCCAGAGGGCTACCAACTAGCTTCTGCCATGAACTTTCGCTTCCCCCAGTGTGTGCCGACTCACCTAAAGACCCTGATTCCCAATGCCAGCAATGAGGCGATCAGCCTGATGAAAGACCTGCTGCAGTGGGACCCCAAAAAAAGACCCACTGCTGTACAG GCCCTGCGTTACCCGTACTTTCAGGTAGGCCAAGTACTAGGGCCTCGTCCTCAAAGCCAGGTCAAGAAAGTCCAAGCTCGGCCACTGGCCCAGAAGCAGGTCTCGGAGACCAAGACTGATCCCCAGCAGTCTTCCTCTGAGTCCAAAGCCTCCACACCCTCCTTCAGAAAtaatcaacagcagcagcaaaatcaTCAACAGCCTCTTCAGCAGATCCCTGTGCCCCAAGCTGAGAATAAACCAGGAGGTGTCAGCCATGca AAAGCAGCGTTGCTGGGCAGTGAGGGCAGCGTTGGTGTTGGTGTGCCGGGGGCCCTGAAGAGCAGTCGTCGTCGCTGGGGCCAGACGATGGCCAAGACCACAGATAGCTGGGAGGAATCTGACCCGTCAGAGACCATCACCTCCAACTCCAATAAACCTAGCCTGGggaacacagaggaggagaggaaccCTAAGGAGCACCACTCACA gccCAAGGAACAGAAACCTCTGTATTCCTTCAGCACAGTTACCAAGCTGCCCAACAATGTTAAGCTAGGCCAAATGGACTACAATCTTCCAGGATCAGCTGCACGGCAACACTATCTCAGCCAGTCACGGTACTTGCCTG GGCTGATAGGCAAAAATCAGATGTCCTCAGGAGATAAGGAGCTGAGTGGTATGACGCTGCGGGATCTGTGGGAGAACTcttcaaacactgtaaacaaaccaCTTGCACCTATTGGAGGAGGATTATCTGTCACCAGAACCAACGCAG GGAACTTTGTAAGCACCAAGTACAGCCTCTCTGGTGGCTACATCCCTTCATTCCAAAAGAAAGAAGTGGGCTCAGTGGGGCAGCGAATCCAACTTGCTCCTATGTTGGGGCAGCACACAA acaaaccaaaaGCTACAAAGCCCAAGCCCAAATCCAACTCATCTTTGAGTGAAACCAGTGAAG ATTATGAGGgctggaagaggaggacagacaggaccCAGATGAAGGGGAGCAGCTACTCAGCTCTGGGGAAAACCTCTGGAAGTCTCCTGACCAGAGCTCCCACTGTACAGCCTGTCCATGGCAGGGTGGACTGGACGTCCAAGTATGGTGGAAATCAGTAG
- the tmem14ca gene encoding transmembrane protein 14C, which yields MSVDWVGYGYAALVASGGVIGYVKAGSIPSLAAGLLFGGLAGFGAYQMSKDPNNVWVSLATSGALTGIMGKRFYGSRKFMPAGLMAGASLLMVGKLGVALLQKPQKS from the exons ATGTCTGTGGATTGGGTAGGATATGGTTACGCGGCCCTTGTTGCATCCGGCGGAGTAATTGGTTACGTGAAAGCAG GCAGCATCCCTTCCCTGGCTGCTGGTCTTCTCTTTGGGGGCCTTGCAGGTTTTGGTGCCTACCAGATGTCCAAAGACCCCAATAATGTTTGGGTGTCTCTTG CTACATCAGGAGCTCTAACCGGCATAATGGGAAAGAGGTTCTATGGATCCAGGAAGTTCATGCCAGCTGGCTTAATGGCTGGAGCAAG TCTTCTGATGGTGGGGAAGCTTGGTGTAGCATTGCTCCAGAAACCCCAGAAGTCCTAA